Proteins from a single region of Trichoderma asperellum chromosome 3, complete sequence:
- a CDS encoding uncharacterized protein (TransMembrane:4 (i83-101o107-130i137-155o222-246i)) yields MDAVRSLVQPITHNLPAPIRDLGVSIVGETCYKALLLDVDVENTECIKLAVSKGLGIGIVGASAVVKVPQILKLLKSKSAEGVSFLSYLLETSAYLISLAYNVRNGFPFSTFGETAFIMGQNVVISILVLNYSGRPAMAALFVAALAIGAAALFADNVLDMQALSYLQAGAGVLGVASKVPQILAIWQEGGTGQLSAFAVFNYLAGSLSRIFTTLQEVDDKLILYGFISGFALNAILALQMVYYWNAPSAKARGKRKEVVPVEARGSSTAVPKKGPTTRRRG; encoded by the exons ATGGATGCCGTCCGGTCTCTCGTCCAGCCCATCACGCACAACCTGCCGGCTCCCATCCGGGACCTCGGCGTCTCCATCGTCGGCGAGACCTGCTacaaggcgctgctgctcgacgTGGACGTTGAAAACACCGAGTGCATCAAGCTCGCCGTCAGCAAGGGCCTGGGCATTGGCATCGTCGGCGCCTCAGCCGTCGTCAAGGTGCCGCAGATCCTCAAGCTGCTAAAGTCCAAGTCGGCCGAGGGCGTGTCGTTCCTGTCGTACCTGCTCGAGACGAGCGCGTACCTCATCTCGCTGGCGTACAACGTGCGCAATGGCTTCCCCTTCAGCACCTTTGGCGAGACCGCCTTCATCATGGGCCAGAACGtcgtcatctccatcctcgtCCTGAACTACAGCGGCAGGCCTGCCATGGCGGCTCTGTTTGTCGCCGCGCTGGCCATTGGTGCGGCCGCGCTGTTTGCCGACAACGTGCTGGACATGCAGGCTCTGAGCTACCTGCaggctggcgctggtgtTCTCGGCGTCGCCAGCAAGGTTCCCCAGATCCTGGCCATCTGGCAGGAGGGAGGTACCGGCCAGCTCAGTGCTTTTGCG GTCTTCAACTACTTGGCCGGCTCGCTGTCTCGCATCTTCACCACGCTCCAGGAAGTCGACGACAAACTGATACTGTACGGTTTCATCTCCGGCTTCGCCCTCAACGCCATCCTCGCTCTACAGATGGTGTACTACTGGAACGCTCCATCTGCAAAGGCTCGGGGCAAGCGGAAGGAAGTTGTCCCCGTCGAGGCCCGCGGAAGCTCAACGGCCGTGCCCAAGAAGGGGCCTACTACTCGTCGCCGTGGTTAG
- a CDS encoding uncharacterized protein (EggNog:ENOG41), with product MATLLKRKRSASELCSPGAANSMMDASVPANLHSRTLKRYRDNRPSDDEVHRKFYEWRAHHHLSIPNSSSCAPAEHTLGLLYSAQQRPQQQQFRDEAPTAAAPPVAASSSSNHQQSLHRFWSIGSEPSSASSSPGIENPPAPLPTSCDDCGAALAGGSRGDEMDVDSSDAVEDTACGACGKHVCFSCSVSNLGEQKRCLQCAGRRVWIGGIGWTTAGFGLLKQVVSSQLGS from the coding sequence ATGGCAACGCTCCTCAAGCGCAAGCGCTCCGCCTCCGAGCTCTGCTCGCCCGGCGCCGCCAACTCTATGATGGACGCCTCCGTGCCGGCGAACCTGCACAGCCGCACCCTCAAGCGCTACCGCGACAACAGGCCGTCGGACGACGAGGTCCATCGTAAGTTCTACGAATGGCGCGCCCACCACCACTTGAGCATCCCCAACTCATCATCTTGCGCGCCCGCAGAGCACACCCTGGGCCTGCTGTACTCGGCTCAGCAGCggccccagcagcagcagttccgCGACGAAGCCCCGACCGCTGCCGCGCCGCCCGTCgctgcgtcgtcgtcgtcgaacCACCAGCAGTCGCTGCACCGCTTCTGGAGCATCGGCTCCGAGCCCAGCTCGGCGAGCTCGTCGCCCGGCATTGAGAACCCCCCCGCGCCGCTGCCCACCAGCTGCGACGACTGCGGCGCCGCCCTGGCCGGCGGGAGCCGCGGCGACGAGATGGACGTGGACAGCAGCGATGCCGTCGAGGATACAGCCTGTGGCGCCTGCGGCAAGCACgtctgcttcagctgctcgGTGAGCAATCTGGGCGAGCAGAAGCGCTGCTTGCAGTGCGCGGGACGGAGAGTCTGGATTGGCGGCATTGGCTGGACCACTGCTGGTTTCGGTCTGCTAAAGCAGGTTGTGAGCTCCCAATTAGGGTCATGA